In the Acidimicrobiales bacterium genome, one interval contains:
- a CDS encoding Lrp/AsnC family transcriptional regulator, whose product MRPEGKVVLDDVDKRIIEQLQQDGRRPYTQMAPAVGLSEAAVRQRVQRLIDAGVVQIVGVTDPRMIGFGRQAMIGLTVEGDTRKVADTVAAMDEVVYVVLTAGSLDVLVEVVVEDDEHLLELLNDKIRAIDGVRDTETFMYLRIHKQTYAWGAP is encoded by the coding sequence GTGAGGCCCGAAGGGAAGGTGGTCCTCGACGACGTCGACAAGCGCATCATCGAGCAGCTCCAACAGGACGGGCGCAGGCCCTACACGCAGATGGCGCCGGCCGTCGGCCTGTCCGAGGCGGCGGTGCGCCAACGGGTCCAGCGCCTGATCGACGCGGGTGTCGTCCAGATCGTCGGCGTGACCGACCCCCGCATGATCGGGTTCGGGCGTCAGGCGATGATCGGGCTCACGGTGGAAGGCGACACCCGGAAGGTCGCCGACACCGTGGCGGCGATGGACGAGGTCGTCTACGTGGTGCTGACGGCCGGATCACTCGACGTGCTCGTGGAGGTCGTGGTGGAGGATGACGAGCACCTTCTCGAACTGCTCAACGACAAGATCCGCGCCATCGACGGCGTGCGGGACACCGAGACCTTCATGTACCTGCGCATCCACAAGCAGACGTACGCCTGGGGCGCGCCGTGA
- a CDS encoding aspartate aminotransferase family protein produces the protein MSTSPDRPHVDRHQGARLQDVRLQDVRLQDEARRHLWMHFTRLGSFEDGELPVFVRGSGARLTDSTGRSFLDGLSSLFVVQAGHGRAELAEAGRRQAQELAYYPIWSAAHPSAVELATRLAALAPGDLNRVFFTTGGSEAVESAWKLARAYFKAIGQPARTKVIARDQAYHGTTMGALAITGLQALRTPFEPLVPGVVHVTNTNRFRSAFGPDVTVDDERFAAACAGAIEDAILAEGPDTVAAVFLEPLQNTGGCFVPPPGYFTLVRDICDRHGVLLVSDEVICGFGRLGTWFGAERYGYQPDMVTFAKGVTSGYAPLAGVLCRDFLAAPFLEGDASFAHGITFGGHPVSCAVALANIDVLQDEGIIEHVATTGPALGARLQGLRDLPIVGDVRGDGFFWAVELVKDPDDPSVRFTPEERTTLVRGYVAPRLFAEGLVCRADDRVDPVVQLAPVLVCGDSELDEIEATLRAVLTEAGTTLSRS, from the coding sequence GTGAGCACGTCGCCCGACCGCCCGCACGTCGACCGGCACCAGGGCGCCCGGCTCCAGGACGTCCGGCTCCAGGACGTCCGGCTCCAGGACGAGGCCCGGCGTCACCTCTGGATGCATTTCACGCGGCTCGGGTCCTTCGAGGACGGCGAGCTACCCGTCTTCGTGCGGGGCTCGGGTGCACGGCTCACCGACAGCACCGGCCGCTCCTTTCTCGACGGCCTGTCCAGCCTCTTCGTGGTCCAGGCCGGGCACGGCCGCGCCGAGCTGGCCGAGGCGGGTCGGCGCCAGGCCCAGGAGCTCGCCTACTACCCCATCTGGTCGGCGGCCCACCCCTCGGCCGTCGAGCTGGCGACACGCCTGGCGGCACTTGCTCCCGGCGACCTCAACCGCGTCTTCTTCACGACGGGCGGCTCCGAGGCCGTCGAGTCGGCGTGGAAGCTGGCGCGGGCGTACTTCAAAGCGATCGGGCAGCCGGCGCGTACCAAGGTGATCGCCCGTGACCAGGCGTACCACGGCACGACCATGGGCGCGCTCGCCATCACCGGCCTGCAGGCACTGCGCACCCCGTTCGAGCCCCTCGTCCCGGGCGTGGTGCACGTCACCAACACCAACCGCTTCCGCTCGGCATTCGGCCCCGACGTCACCGTCGACGACGAACGCTTCGCGGCGGCCTGCGCAGGCGCCATCGAGGACGCCATCCTCGCCGAGGGCCCCGACACCGTGGCAGCGGTCTTCCTGGAGCCATTGCAGAACACAGGGGGATGCTTCGTCCCCCCGCCCGGCTACTTCACCCTGGTACGCGACATCTGCGACCGCCACGGCGTCCTGCTGGTCAGCGACGAGGTCATCTGCGGCTTCGGCCGCCTGGGCACGTGGTTCGGCGCCGAGCGCTACGGCTACCAGCCCGACATGGTCACCTTCGCCAAGGGCGTGACGTCGGGGTATGCGCCCCTCGCCGGAGTGCTCTGCCGCGACTTCCTGGCCGCGCCGTTCCTCGAAGGAGACGCCAGCTTCGCCCACGGGATCACGTTCGGCGGGCACCCGGTCTCGTGCGCCGTGGCGCTCGCCAACATCGACGTGCTCCAGGACGAGGGGATCATCGAGCACGTCGCCACCACCGGCCCCGCCCTGGGAGCAAGGCTGCAAGGCCTGCGCGACCTGCCGATCGTGGGGGACGTGCGCGGCGACGGCTTCTTCTGGGCCGTCGAGCTGGTGAAGGACCCCGACGACCCCAGCGTACGTTTCACTCCCGAGGAACGGACCACCCTCGTGCGGGGATATGTCGCCCCCCGGCTGTTCGCCGAAGGGCTGGTGTGCCGTGCCGACGACCGTGTCGACCCCGTCGTCCAGCTCGCGCCGGTCCTGGTGTGCGGCGACAGCGAGCTCGACGAGATCGAGGCGACGCTTCGCGCCGTCCTCACCGAGGCGGGCACCACGCTGTCACGCTCGTGA